One genomic segment of Paenibacillus sp. FSL H8-0332 includes these proteins:
- the fabG gene encoding 3-oxoacyl-ACP reductase FabG produces MTLPGEDSKPIGEMTVLITGGSGGIGGAIAERFASVGMNIVIHYMNSHEAANDVARRCLALGAKVMTVAADMKDRSQLVRMAERLESSGMMPDILVNNAGKAHYGMLADLTEEEWDDIMAVNLKGTFMCSQIFMPYMVTQRYGRIINVSSVWGISGASCEVAYSASKGGVNAFTKALAKELAPSKVTVNAVAPGAVHTAMLANLQADELKMLEEEIPAGRLATPEDISSLVYFLALPESGYITGQVISPNGGWIT; encoded by the coding sequence ATGACATTGCCGGGAGAGGACAGCAAACCGATTGGTGAAATGACAGTGCTTATTACCGGGGGCAGCGGGGGAATCGGCGGCGCGATCGCTGAGCGTTTTGCTTCGGTGGGAATGAACATTGTGATTCATTATATGAACTCGCATGAAGCGGCAAATGATGTGGCCCGGCGCTGTCTGGCGCTGGGGGCGAAGGTGATGACCGTGGCGGCGGACATGAAAGACCGCAGTCAGCTTGTGCGCATGGCCGAAAGGCTGGAGAGCAGCGGCATGATGCCGGATATCCTGGTCAATAATGCCGGAAAAGCCCATTATGGCATGTTAGCCGATCTGACCGAGGAGGAGTGGGATGATATCATGGCGGTGAATTTGAAGGGCACCTTCATGTGCAGCCAGATTTTCATGCCTTATATGGTCACGCAGCGTTACGGGCGGATTATTAATGTGTCTTCGGTGTGGGGGATCTCTGGCGCATCCTGTGAAGTGGCGTATTCGGCCAGCAAGGGCGGCGTAAATGCTTTTACCAAGGCGCTCGCCAAGGAGCTGGCCCCCTCCAAGGTCACTGTGAACGCTGTAGCGCCTGGAGCGGTCCACACGGCCATGCTGGCTAATCTGCAGGCTGATGAGCTGAAGATGCTGGAGGAGGAGATTCCTGCTGGGAGACTGGCTACCCCTGAGGATATATCCTCGCTTGTTTATTTTCTGGCGCTGCCTGAATCCGGTTATATTACGGGGCAGGTCATCAGTCCGAACGGCGGCTGGATTACTTAA
- a CDS encoding YajQ family cyclic di-GMP-binding protein: MSSESSFDIVSKMDMQELTNAVHQTEKEIENRFDFKNSKSSLKLEKDALVVASEDEYKLNAVIDILQTKMVKRGITLKNMDFGKVEPASLGTVRQRLGLRQGIDQENAKKINILIRDSKLKVKSTIQGDQIRVTGKSRDDLQQIIQLLRKADLPLDLQFNNLK; the protein is encoded by the coding sequence ATGAGTTCGGAAAGTTCATTTGATATTGTATCCAAGATGGATATGCAGGAGTTGACCAATGCGGTTCATCAGACCGAGAAGGAAATTGAGAACCGGTTTGATTTCAAGAACAGCAAGAGCAGCCTGAAGCTGGAGAAGGATGCGCTTGTAGTCGCCTCAGAGGATGAATACAAGCTGAATGCAGTGATTGATATCCTCCAGACCAAGATGGTGAAACGGGGAATCACGCTGAAGAATATGGATTTCGGCAAAGTAGAGCCGGCCTCACTTGGCACGGTGCGCCAGCGGTTGGGTCTGCGGCAAGGCATAGACCAGGAGAATGCGAAGAAGATCAATATCCTGATCCGCGATTCCAAGCTGAAGGTCAAGAGCACGATCCAAGGTGATCAGATCCGTGTCACCGGCAAAAGCCGCGATGATCTTCAGCAGATTATCCAGCTCTTGCGCAAAGCTGATTTGCCGCTGGATTTGCAGTTTAACAATTTAAAGTAA
- a CDS encoding DUF3243 domain-containing protein, whose amino-acid sequence MSTDSVVKNFDTWKSFLGDRVIQAEKMGMSDETITKLAFEIGEFLDKKVDPGNYSNRAIKELWDVGTDDEKHTIAGLMVKLAKKNA is encoded by the coding sequence ATGTCAACAGATTCCGTAGTGAAGAACTTTGATACCTGGAAAAGCTTTTTGGGCGACCGGGTCATTCAGGCCGAAAAAATGGGGATGAGCGACGAGACCATCACCAAGCTGGCATTCGAAATCGGGGAATTCCTCGATAAGAAGGTCGATCCGGGCAACTATTCCAACCGGGCCATCAAAGAGCTGTGGGATGTCGGAACGGATGACGAGAAGCATACCATTGCCGGACTCATGGTCAAACTGGCGAAGAAAAACGCATAG
- a CDS encoding RodZ domain-containing protein — protein sequence MSELGRHLKEARLQKGMSLDDVQEVTKIRKKYLEAIEAGDYKVLPGSFYVRAFIKTYAEAVGVNPDELMEEHGNVPAAPVDTTMETVIQKRSRKPETERNAKWLPTLLMWTFPILILVVIYLYATSSMNQQEPKQADTAEMTSATQDPTKVKPSATAAGGVTAPTATADAAATAEAGATATPVPSATPEPSASPGSVTVTQDRKSGKTTIYKVSAPAGGQVQVVIASTGVSWLEVYKGENSKGEKLSFGNTKAGDNLSFTLDSEGMYIKSGYSPATAISVNGQAITDGKTSSRLLLELDSGTNGATGESTTGE from the coding sequence ATGTCGGAACTGGGCCGGCATTTGAAGGAGGCGCGTCTGCAAAAAGGGATGAGTCTTGATGATGTCCAGGAAGTAACAAAGATCCGCAAAAAATATTTGGAAGCCATCGAAGCAGGGGATTATAAAGTGCTTCCGGGCAGTTTTTATGTCCGGGCCTTTATCAAAACCTATGCCGAGGCGGTCGGGGTTAACCCGGATGAACTGATGGAGGAACACGGCAATGTGCCTGCCGCTCCCGTCGATACTACTATGGAGACCGTGATCCAGAAGCGGAGCCGTAAGCCTGAAACAGAGCGGAATGCCAAGTGGCTGCCGACCTTGCTTATGTGGACCTTTCCGATTTTAATTCTGGTGGTCATCTATTTATATGCAACTTCATCGATGAATCAACAGGAGCCGAAGCAGGCGGATACCGCAGAAATGACTTCGGCAACGCAAGATCCAACCAAGGTCAAGCCTTCGGCCACTGCTGCGGGCGGCGTTACAGCCCCAACAGCTACTGCTGATGCGGCAGCTACGGCTGAAGCAGGAGCCACGGCAACACCAGTACCTTCTGCAACTCCGGAGCCGTCTGCTTCTCCGGGGTCCGTCACCGTTACTCAGGACCGCAAATCGGGCAAGACAACGATCTATAAAGTCTCGGCGCCTGCCGGAGGCCAGGTTCAGGTAGTGATTGCCTCAACCGGTGTCAGCTGGCTTGAAGTGTACAAGGGCGAGAACTCCAAGGGGGAGAAGCTCAGCTTCGGGAATACCAAGGCCGGCGATAATCTGAGCTTCACGCTGGACAGCGAAGGCATGTATATCAAATCGGGATATTCACCGGCTACGGCGATTTCGGTCAACGGACAAGCTATCACCGACGGCAAAACCTCCTCGCGTCTGCTGCTTGAACTGGATAGCGGGACGAACGGCGCTACTGGAGAGAGTACTACCGGAGAATAG
- a CDS encoding DUF3388 domain-containing protein: MEYKQWYMEYKIHKNRPGLLGDIASMLGMLEVNILTINGVEGKTRGMLLETSDDEKIMLMGEMLKKVDNITVTALRTPRLVDRLAVRHGRYIDRDSDDRKTFRFTRDELGLLVDFLGELFKREGNQVIGLRGMPRVGKTESIIAGSVCAMKRWTFVSSTLLRQTVRSQLAEDEMNPHNVFIIDGIVSTIRSNEKHYNLLQNVMGMASTKVIEHPDIFVRESEYTFDDFDIIIELRNAPNEEILYESFTTSYSEDL, encoded by the coding sequence GTGGAATATAAACAATGGTATATGGAATATAAGATACATAAGAACAGACCCGGTCTGTTAGGCGACATCGCTTCTATGCTGGGAATGCTGGAAGTCAATATTCTGACGATTAACGGCGTTGAAGGCAAGACGCGCGGAATGCTGCTGGAAACCAGCGACGACGAGAAGATCATGCTAATGGGCGAGATGCTCAAAAAAGTTGACAATATAACGGTTACGGCACTGCGTACACCGCGGCTTGTGGACCGGCTGGCCGTCCGGCATGGACGGTATATTGACCGTGACTCGGATGACCGCAAGACCTTCCGGTTCACCCGGGATGAGCTTGGGCTGCTGGTCGATTTCCTCGGCGAGCTGTTTAAAAGGGAAGGTAATCAGGTTATAGGACTACGTGGCATGCCACGGGTAGGCAAAACGGAATCGATCATTGCCGGCAGCGTCTGTGCCATGAAGCGCTGGACGTTTGTTTCCTCTACGCTACTGCGCCAGACGGTCCGCAGCCAGCTCGCCGAAGATGAGATGAACCCGCATAATGTATTTATCATTGACGGGATTGTCAGCACCATCCGCTCCAACGAGAAGCATTATAACCTGTTGCAGAATGTCATGGGCATGGCAAGCACCAAGGTGATTGAGCATCCTGATATTTTTGTGCGGGAGTCCGAATACACCTTCGATGACTTCGATATCATTATTGAGCTGCGCAACGCACCGAACGAAGAGATATTGTACGAGTCGTTTACGACAAGCTACAGTGAAGATCTTTAA
- the pgsA gene encoding CDP-diacylglycerol--glycerol-3-phosphate 3-phosphatidyltransferase, with translation MNLPNRITLARICLIPIMMFFLLVDFSFYPEPIHWGSFQLSINHLVAAVIFLLAASTDGIDGYIARKYNMVTNLGKLLDPLADKLLVSAVLISLVELGRCDSWIAIVIISREFAVTGLRQVALLEGKVVAASKWGKIKTVIQIVAISLLLLNNFPFQFVSIPVDDIAIWAAALITIYSGVDYFVKNKELLEFDKA, from the coding sequence GTGAATTTACCCAACCGTATCACATTAGCACGTATTTGCCTTATCCCAATCATGATGTTTTTTCTGCTGGTGGACTTCAGCTTCTATCCGGAACCGATACATTGGGGCTCCTTTCAGCTTTCCATTAATCATTTGGTCGCGGCAGTTATTTTTCTGCTTGCAGCCAGTACAGATGGAATTGACGGTTACATAGCCAGAAAGTATAACATGGTCACCAATCTGGGCAAGCTGCTCGATCCGCTGGCGGACAAACTGCTGGTCTCTGCAGTGCTGATCTCGCTTGTGGAGCTGGGACGCTGCGATTCCTGGATTGCCATTGTCATCATCAGCCGCGAGTTCGCCGTGACCGGCCTGCGCCAGGTGGCGCTGCTTGAGGGGAAGGTTGTGGCTGCAAGCAAATGGGGCAAGATAAAGACAGTCATTCAGATCGTCGCTATTTCGCTCCTGCTCCTTAACAACTTCCCGTTCCAGTTCGTCAGCATTCCTGTGGATGATATTGCGATCTGGGCAGCAGCCCTTATCACCATATATTCAGGTGTTGATTATTTTGTGAAGAACAAGGAGCTGCTGGAGTTTGATAAAGCCTGA
- a CDS encoding pitrilysin family protein has translation MEKLHYERLQETLYHEVMDNGLQVYVLPKPAFLKTYATFATKYGSVDNHFKVAGGEETTVPDGIAHFLEHKMFEEPEGDIFATFASNGASANAFTSFDQTVYLFSATENIEQNLSTLVDFVQRPYFTDENVEKEKGIIGQEINMYADNPDWRVYFGLIEAMYATHPVHIDIAGTIESISTITKETLYTCYNSFYHPSNMLLFIVGGVDPEQVFELIRSNQQGKSYEKQGEITRIFAEEPEQVASKHVESRLAVSIPKMMFGFKEKVDGLSGEAAVRRDLTTKLMLDLLFGSSTALYQKLYDEELISDSFGHEFNSSTEYAFSAIGGDTKDPGLLLERIKEEVGRILETGFAEKDFERARKKKIGGFLRMLNSPESIAHEFTRYQFRGGDLFEVLPLYESITLDEVNARLHAHVDWEQLAVSLVVSP, from the coding sequence ATGGAGAAGCTCCATTACGAACGGCTTCAAGAAACACTTTATCACGAGGTTATGGATAACGGACTGCAGGTGTACGTGCTGCCGAAGCCGGCTTTTCTCAAAACCTATGCCACCTTTGCCACGAAATACGGTTCGGTAGACAATCACTTCAAGGTTGCGGGCGGCGAAGAGACTACGGTCCCTGACGGAATTGCCCACTTCCTGGAGCATAAAATGTTCGAGGAGCCGGAAGGCGACATTTTTGCTACCTTTGCTTCTAATGGTGCATCCGCGAACGCCTTTACCAGCTTTGACCAGACGGTGTACCTTTTCTCGGCCACGGAGAACATTGAGCAGAATCTCAGCACCCTGGTTGATTTTGTGCAGCGTCCGTATTTCACCGATGAGAACGTGGAGAAGGAAAAGGGAATCATTGGGCAGGAAATTAATATGTATGCTGACAATCCCGACTGGCGCGTATATTTCGGGCTGATTGAGGCGATGTACGCCACTCATCCGGTGCACATTGATATTGCCGGAACCATTGAATCGATCTCAACCATTACCAAAGAAACGCTCTACACCTGCTACAATTCCTTCTATCATCCCAGCAATATGCTGTTGTTCATTGTCGGCGGTGTTGATCCTGAGCAGGTATTTGAACTGATCCGCAGCAATCAGCAGGGCAAGAGCTATGAGAAGCAGGGCGAAATTACCCGCATCTTCGCGGAGGAGCCTGAGCAGGTTGCCTCGAAGCATGTGGAGAGCAGACTGGCTGTCTCGATTCCCAAGATGATGTTCGGATTCAAAGAAAAGGTGGATGGTCTGAGCGGTGAAGCGGCGGTACGCCGTGATCTGACCACGAAGCTGATGCTGGATCTGCTGTTTGGCAGCAGTACGGCCTTGTATCAGAAGCTCTATGACGAGGAATTGATCTCGGACAGCTTCGGCCATGAATTTAACAGCTCAACGGAGTATGCATTCTCGGCGATCGGCGGCGATACCAAAGATCCGGGGCTGCTGCTTGAACGGATTAAGGAAGAAGTTGGACGTATTCTGGAGACGGGCTTCGCCGAGAAGGATTTCGAACGGGCCCGCAAAAAGAAAATCGGCGGCTTCCTGCGGATGCTGAATTCGCCGGAGAGCATTGCCCATGAGTTCACGCGTTACCAGTTCCGTGGAGGAGATCTGTTTGAAGTGCTGCCCCTGTATGAATCGATCACTCTGGATGAAGTGAATGCCCGGCTCCATGCCCATGTCGATTGGGAGCAGCTGGCCGTGTCGCTGGTGGTGAGTCCTTAA
- a CDS encoding competence/damage-inducible protein A has protein sequence MKAEIIAVGTELLLGQIVNSNAQFLSIELAALGIDVYFQTVVGDNKNRLLEAIRIAQSRADVILFTGGIGPTEDDLTKDALAAALGRALHIDQLAMDHVQRFFDDRKIVMTENNRKQALIIEGTTPLSNDTGLAVGIAFADEDKYYIVLPGPPREMKPMFTDKAKPWLQQHALTNEMPLYSKMLKFAGIGESLLEDKLIDLIRSQTDPTIAPYAKEGEVTVRISTKAPSEREAMVKLDLLEKTIADILPENLYANIDVPLEQLIVDWMADAGLTLSAAESCTGGLLMESITNIPGSASMFAGGIVCYSNDIKKKLLNVPSAMLEGPDAPGAVSREVAEVLAEQVRMIGDTDFGLSVTGVAGPGYSERKPVGLVFVGLAERGCKTEVYELNLKGTRDNIRLRTVKALLYRLWRRLEERKVATPLEGSALQ, from the coding sequence ATGAAAGCAGAGATTATTGCCGTTGGAACAGAACTTTTACTTGGACAAATCGTGAACAGCAATGCACAGTTTCTTTCAATAGAGCTGGCTGCATTAGGCATTGACGTTTATTTTCAGACCGTTGTGGGAGACAACAAGAACCGCCTGCTGGAGGCAATCCGGATTGCACAGAGCCGTGCGGATGTTATATTATTCACCGGCGGTATCGGTCCGACTGAGGATGATCTGACGAAGGATGCGCTGGCCGCAGCACTTGGCCGGGCCCTGCACATCGACCAGCTGGCCATGGACCATGTGCAGCGCTTCTTCGATGACCGCAAGATTGTAATGACCGAGAATAACCGCAAGCAGGCGCTTATCATTGAAGGAACGACCCCTCTGTCCAATGATACCGGCCTTGCGGTTGGGATTGCTTTTGCAGATGAAGACAAATATTATATCGTACTGCCCGGCCCGCCCCGGGAGATGAAGCCGATGTTCACCGATAAGGCTAAGCCGTGGCTGCAGCAGCATGCACTTACGAATGAAATGCCGCTCTACTCGAAGATGCTGAAGTTCGCGGGAATTGGCGAATCGCTGCTGGAGGACAAGCTGATTGATCTGATCCGCAGCCAGACCGATCCTACGATTGCCCCGTATGCCAAGGAAGGCGAAGTGACCGTGCGCATCTCCACCAAGGCGCCGTCCGAGCGGGAGGCTATGGTCAAGCTTGATCTACTTGAGAAGACGATTGCTGACATTCTGCCGGAGAATCTGTATGCCAACATCGATGTGCCGCTGGAGCAGTTGATTGTGGACTGGATGGCGGATGCAGGACTCACTCTGAGTGCTGCCGAGAGCTGTACGGGCGGTCTGCTCATGGAGAGCATTACGAATATTCCGGGCAGCGCCTCCATGTTTGCCGGGGGGATCGTGTGTTATTCCAATGATATTAAGAAAAAACTGCTCAATGTGCCCTCCGCTATGCTTGAAGGCCCGGATGCCCCGGGAGCGGTGAGCCGCGAGGTTGCGGAGGTGCTGGCTGAGCAGGTGCGTATGATCGGTGACACGGACTTCGGCTTATCGGTTACCGGTGTAGCGGGACCGGGATATTCCGAGCGCAAGCCAGTAGGTCTTGTGTTCGTAGGACTGGCTGAGCGGGGCTGCAAGACAGAGGTATATGAGCTGAATCTGAAGGGTACCCGTGACAACATCCGCCTGCGCACCGTCAAGGCGCTGCTGTACCGCCTGTGGCGCCGGCTGGAAGAACGCAAGGTTGCCACTCCGCTGGAAGGCTCGGCCTTGCAATAA